The Harpia harpyja isolate bHarHar1 chromosome 13, bHarHar1 primary haplotype, whole genome shotgun sequence genome contains a region encoding:
- the GNG4 gene encoding guanine nucleotide-binding protein G(I)/G(S)/G(O) subunit gamma-4, which yields MKELVSNSTTNISQARKAVEQLKMEAYMDRMKVSKAAADLLAYCDAHIAEDPLIIPVPASENPFREKKLFCTIL from the exons atgaaggaaCTAGTGTCAAACAGTACAACCAATATATCTCAAGCCAGGAAAGCTGTGGAGCAGTTAAAAATGGAAGCATACATGGATAGGATGAAG GTATCCAAGGCTGCAGCAGATTTATTGGCATATTGTGATGCTCATATTGCAGAAGATCCCCTTATTATTCCAGTGCCTGCATCTGAAAATCCCTTTAGGGAGAAGAAACTCTTTTGTACTATCCTTTGA